Proteins encoded by one window of Tunturibacter psychrotolerans:
- a CDS encoding sugar MFS transporter yields the protein MNIATTQQTTYTRDPEATDVRAMSIATVLFFMWGFLTCLNDILIPHLKGIFSLNYGQALLVQFAFFSSYFIFALPSGKLVDWRGYKQSMVIGLIVMAAGALLFLPAASTASFPLFLSALVILAAGITCLQVSANPYVTNLGPQATAASRLNLAQAFNSFGTTIAPFFGGALILGAIQASPETLKSFSTAALQTYREQQASSVRLPYLAIALTLLVLAVAIGLIKLPTTDFTRDFRPGELASRPAGSIWKQPYLLMATLGIFVYVGAEVSIGSFLINYLGLPQIMSFPERTAAHYVSLYWGGAMIGRFIGSYVLRYISAGKALAAAAFIAFCLVVTTMLTTGHVAMISVISIGFFNSIMFPSIFSLGLAGLGELTSKGSSLMVQAIVGGAILPLAEGHLADRVGVQHAFVIPTICYVYIALFGFLASRRKDIEQDPRQASHAAAGH from the coding sequence TTGAATATAGCTACTACCCAGCAGACCACCTACACCCGCGACCCCGAGGCCACCGACGTTCGAGCCATGAGCATCGCCACGGTGCTCTTCTTCATGTGGGGCTTCCTTACCTGTCTCAACGACATTCTCATTCCCCACCTCAAGGGCATCTTCAGCCTTAACTACGGTCAGGCCCTGCTCGTCCAGTTCGCCTTCTTCTCGTCCTACTTCATCTTTGCGCTGCCCTCCGGAAAACTCGTCGACTGGCGCGGCTACAAACAGTCCATGGTCATCGGCCTCATCGTCATGGCTGCCGGAGCGCTGCTCTTTCTGCCCGCCGCCAGCACTGCATCCTTTCCGCTCTTCCTCTCCGCACTCGTCATTCTCGCCGCCGGCATCACCTGCCTCCAGGTCTCGGCCAACCCCTACGTCACTAACCTCGGCCCGCAGGCCACCGCCGCCAGCCGCCTCAACCTTGCCCAGGCTTTCAACTCCTTCGGAACCACCATCGCTCCCTTCTTCGGCGGAGCACTCATCCTCGGCGCCATCCAGGCCTCTCCCGAGACGCTCAAATCCTTCTCTACTGCAGCTCTACAAACCTACCGCGAGCAGCAGGCTTCCTCGGTCCGCCTGCCCTATCTCGCCATCGCTCTCACCCTCCTGGTCCTCGCCGTCGCCATCGGCCTCATCAAACTCCCTACCACCGACTTCACTCGCGACTTCCGACCCGGAGAACTCGCCAGCCGCCCTGCCGGCAGCATCTGGAAACAGCCTTATCTCCTCATGGCCACCCTCGGAATCTTCGTCTACGTCGGTGCCGAGGTTTCCATTGGCAGCTTCCTCATCAACTACCTCGGCCTACCTCAGATCATGAGCTTTCCCGAACGGACTGCCGCCCACTATGTCTCGCTCTATTGGGGCGGAGCCATGATCGGCCGCTTCATCGGCTCCTACGTCCTTCGCTACATCAGCGCCGGGAAGGCACTCGCTGCGGCTGCCTTCATCGCCTTCTGTCTCGTGGTCACCACTATGCTCACCACCGGCCACGTCGCGATGATCAGCGTCATCTCCATCGGCTTCTTCAACTCCATCATGTTCCCCAGCATCTTCAGCCTCGGCCTCGCCGGCCTGGGGGAGCTCACCAGCAAAGGCTCGAGCCTCATGGTCCAGGCCATCGTCGGCGGCGCCATCCTCCCGCTCGCCGAAGGCCACCTCGCCGACCGCGTCGGAGTCCAGCACGCCTTCGTCATCCCGACGATCTGTTACGTCTATATCGCGCTCTTCGGCTTCCTCGCCTCTCGTCGCAAAGACATCGAACAGGACCCCAGACAAGCATCCCACGCAGCCGCCGGCCACTAG
- a CDS encoding cytochrome b: MIITRTRFAAPQRLLHWLMAVCILSMLFIGVGMVSTITTKYLTLVQIHKPLGIAILVLALIRLAFRLYYGAPALPADLPEPIKLAANLSQYIFYALMISMPLIGWGMLSAAEYPVVLFGGVHLPSILPVSPSLHTLLWNAHHYLAFAFFGVILMHIAAILFHKLVRNDGVFEAMAPGSSHNQPERRD; encoded by the coding sequence ATGATAATAACCCGCACACGCTTTGCCGCGCCGCAGCGATTGCTTCACTGGCTCATGGCAGTCTGCATTCTGTCCATGTTGTTTATCGGTGTAGGTATGGTGTCGACCATCACCACCAAATACCTGACATTGGTCCAGATTCACAAGCCACTTGGTATAGCCATCCTAGTGCTGGCACTTATTCGTCTGGCGTTCCGGCTCTATTACGGCGCGCCTGCGCTGCCGGCCGATTTGCCAGAGCCGATAAAGCTGGCCGCGAACCTGTCGCAGTACATCTTTTACGCGCTGATGATCAGCATGCCGCTGATCGGTTGGGGTATGTTGTCCGCAGCGGAGTATCCAGTGGTGCTTTTCGGCGGTGTGCATCTACCATCGATCCTGCCTGTAAGTCCCAGCCTGCATACGCTGCTGTGGAACGCACATCACTACCTGGCATTTGCCTTTTTCGGAGTCATCCTGATGCACATCGCCGCAATCCTCTTTCATAAGCTGGTCAGAAATGATGGCGTGTTTGAAGCAATGGCTCCAGGGTCCTCACACAATCAGCCAGAGAGACGGGATTGA
- a CDS encoding nuclear transport factor 2 family protein translates to MQEEQIREALNAHWNASAAGDANAEHDIYHDDAICDYPQSGERIFGRYNLQALRSHHPGKPSGFSVKRILGKGDVWITEYTIVYQGRPAYTVSIMEFRDGKVAHETQYFSDPFEAPPWRSQWVQQIG, encoded by the coding sequence ATGCAAGAGGAACAGATACGTGAAGCCCTGAACGCACATTGGAATGCGTCGGCAGCTGGCGATGCAAACGCCGAACACGATATTTACCACGATGACGCCATCTGCGATTATCCGCAGTCAGGCGAGCGAATCTTCGGCCGATACAACTTGCAGGCCTTGCGGAGTCATCATCCCGGAAAGCCGTCGGGCTTCAGTGTCAAGCGCATTCTCGGAAAAGGTGACGTCTGGATCACTGAATACACCATCGTCTACCAGGGACGTCCAGCATACACAGTGAGCATCATGGAATTCCGCGACGGTAAGGTCGCGCACGAGACACAGTATTTCTCGGACCCCTTCGAGGCGCCGCCTTGGCGGAGCCAGTGGGTTCAGCAGATCGGGTGA
- the rph gene encoding ribonuclease PH has translation MSVTTATPSPQLFRPDHRPADALRPIRITPHYVAMAEGSVLMESGNTRVLCNATIEQGVPGWLRNSGRGWVTAEYGMLPRATLTRTARESERGKVGGRTHEIQRLIGRSLRSVVDMKALGERTIILDCDVLQADGGTRTAAITGACVALALALGKLVKAGTLKTSPLKQMVAATSVGIVDGNVLLDLAYEEDSRAAVDMNVVMLANGGLVETQATAEHDSYTRAQLGQMLDFAEKGIHELLAAQLATLKDAI, from the coding sequence ATGTCTGTAACCACCGCTACACCCTCCCCCCAGCTCTTCCGCCCCGACCACCGCCCCGCCGACGCACTCCGCCCCATCCGCATCACCCCGCACTACGTCGCCATGGCCGAAGGATCCGTCCTCATGGAGTCCGGCAACACCCGTGTCCTCTGCAACGCCACCATCGAGCAGGGCGTCCCCGGCTGGCTCCGCAACTCCGGCCGCGGTTGGGTCACCGCCGAATACGGCATGCTCCCCCGTGCCACCCTCACCCGCACCGCCCGCGAGAGCGAACGCGGCAAAGTCGGCGGCCGCACCCACGAGATCCAGCGACTCATTGGCCGCAGCCTCCGCAGCGTTGTCGACATGAAGGCCCTCGGCGAGCGCACCATCATCCTCGACTGCGACGTCCTCCAGGCCGACGGCGGCACTCGGACCGCTGCCATCACCGGAGCCTGCGTAGCCCTGGCCCTCGCTCTCGGCAAGCTGGTAAAAGCCGGCACCCTCAAAACATCCCCACTCAAGCAAATGGTCGCCGCCACATCCGTCGGCATAGTCGACGGCAACGTCCTGCTCGACCTCGCCTACGAAGAAGACTCCCGCGCCGCCGTCGACATGAACGTCGTCATGCTCGCCAACGGTGGCCTCGTCGAGACCCAGGCCACCGCCGAGCACGACTCGTACACTCGCGCCCAGCTTGGCCAGATGCTCGACTTCGCCGAAAAAGGCATCCACGAACTCCTCGCCGCCCAGCTCGCCACCCTCAAGGACGCAATCTAA
- a CDS encoding HAMP domain-containing sensor histidine kinase, translating to MQATQSSTALGPEFCSGKFAALRHVTRQMNLNGSAMPTARKTPDAPAAEVAAIAGVAEGAGLAHDAGNLLGALSLYSDLLALPGVLHEEHKEYANELRMLSDRSWAMIDRLVNHARAGRPVKVQGEFSVLPDVVDRLRGLLSRVAGRTVEISFGVGAFQPVKLPVESVERILTNLVKNAAEATPWVGAISIHVEGVRRQAEHEGEEPLRQVVMTVTDRGCGMDQAAVRRLMQTGGISSANGRGLGFRVVRELVAISGGALTIESQPEVGTSISVEWSAMKQVEAVAQQRKDLEREAIRMNDSGVKTVVRGEAGWIAC from the coding sequence ATGCAGGCAACGCAGAGCAGTACTGCCTTGGGGCCAGAGTTTTGTTCGGGGAAGTTTGCGGCGCTTCGCCATGTGACACGCCAGATGAACCTTAATGGTTCGGCGATGCCGACGGCACGGAAGACGCCGGATGCGCCAGCGGCAGAGGTGGCTGCAATCGCAGGCGTGGCTGAGGGCGCGGGATTGGCGCATGACGCGGGAAATCTGTTGGGGGCACTAAGTCTTTACTCTGACTTGCTGGCTCTGCCTGGCGTGCTGCATGAAGAGCACAAGGAATATGCCAATGAGTTGAGGATGTTGAGCGATCGCAGCTGGGCAATGATTGACCGGCTGGTAAACCATGCGCGTGCAGGTCGCCCCGTGAAGGTGCAGGGGGAGTTTTCGGTGTTGCCGGATGTGGTGGACCGGTTGCGTGGGCTGCTGAGCCGGGTGGCTGGCCGTACGGTGGAGATCTCGTTTGGTGTGGGGGCGTTTCAACCGGTGAAGCTACCGGTGGAGTCGGTGGAGAGAATTTTGACGAACCTGGTGAAGAATGCCGCGGAGGCAACTCCGTGGGTCGGGGCGATCTCGATTCATGTGGAGGGCGTGCGGAGACAGGCGGAGCACGAAGGGGAGGAGCCGCTGCGCCAGGTCGTGATGACGGTGACAGATCGTGGCTGCGGGATGGATCAGGCGGCAGTGCGGCGGTTGATGCAGACTGGCGGTATCTCTTCGGCGAATGGGCGTGGGCTTGGTTTTCGAGTGGTGCGGGAGTTGGTAGCCATCTCGGGTGGGGCTCTCACGATTGAGAGCCAGCCGGAGGTGGGAACAAGCATCTCTGTGGAGTGGAGTGCGATGAAGCAGGTCGAGGCAGTGGCACAACAGCGGAAGGATTTGGAGAGGGAGGCAATCAGGATGAATGACTCTGGAGTGAAGACGGTTGTACGGGGAGAGGCTGGGTGGATCGCATGCTAA
- a CDS encoding aldo/keto reductase translates to MIEPSDFRFTRIPLNHGGGRIPALGFGTLIPDPAVTLSATKEALEAGFRHFDCAERYLNEPQVGEALQAGSAAGGIAREDIFVTTKLWNTNHRPERVEPAFEGSLKRLKLDYVDLYLIHTPFAFQPGDNQDPRDQSGNVIYDDGVTLLDTWGALESLVDHGKCRAIGLSDISLKKLLPIYESARIKPSVVQVESHPYLPETELLEFCKEKDIVLLAFAPLGHGMKPGLLHDPVISSIAARVGKTPGQVLLAWAVQRGTALLTTPKSPGRAKENFDISPLPEDEFDEINRIQTRQRLNDVVNTGSPGFIPRVSST, encoded by the coding sequence ATGATCGAGCCTTCTGATTTTCGGTTTACGAGAATCCCACTCAACCACGGAGGGGGCCGTATACCGGCACTCGGGTTTGGCACCTTGATTCCCGACCCAGCCGTGACGCTGAGTGCTACCAAAGAGGCGCTCGAAGCCGGATTTCGGCACTTCGATTGTGCAGAACGATACCTGAACGAGCCTCAGGTCGGCGAGGCGTTGCAGGCGGGATCCGCCGCGGGTGGGATTGCGCGCGAAGACATCTTTGTTACCACAAAGTTGTGGAACACCAATCATCGACCCGAGCGCGTCGAGCCAGCTTTTGAGGGGAGTCTGAAAAGACTCAAGCTCGACTATGTGGATCTCTATCTCATCCACACTCCATTCGCATTTCAACCCGGAGACAACCAGGATCCTCGCGATCAAAGCGGCAACGTAATTTACGACGACGGCGTGACTCTGCTCGACACCTGGGGGGCGCTGGAGAGTCTTGTGGACCACGGCAAATGCCGCGCCATCGGACTGTCTGACATCAGCCTGAAAAAACTGTTGCCCATCTACGAATCGGCGCGAATCAAACCATCGGTGGTCCAGGTCGAATCACACCCCTATCTGCCGGAAACGGAGCTTCTGGAGTTCTGTAAGGAGAAGGACATTGTGCTTCTGGCCTTCGCGCCCTTGGGTCACGGAATGAAGCCGGGGCTACTCCACGATCCGGTCATTTCATCAATCGCCGCACGAGTTGGAAAGACGCCGGGGCAGGTGCTGCTGGCATGGGCGGTGCAGCGCGGCACGGCTTTGCTCACCACCCCAAAAAGTCCGGGTCGCGCGAAAGAGAATTTCGACATATCCCCCCTGCCGGAAGACGAGTTTGACGAAATCAATCGCATTCAGACAAGGCAGAGACTCAATGATGTCGTGAATACCGGCAGCCCGGGCTTCATTCCACGCGTTTCATCAACATAA